One Drechmeria coniospora strain ARSEF 6962 chromosome 01, whole genome shotgun sequence genomic region harbors:
- a CDS encoding arrestin: MPSHHATDPGTHRAGARSNSSVQLKPAIDVRIDGHFTSKVYTSGSTISGQAVIHTQRDTPFDRFEIIFTGIAATRLDFVQQYPSHSFRPFMKLRMPIPRGTLPESKVFEAGTSYVIPFHFVVPHQLTLGACTHHCSTPGVREQHLRVPPTVGFWEADDQAPEMAQIEYSVKARACRETGKIMEGYHMVKVLPAAPEDPPLDITARDERYNLSKSKTMRKNLFTAKTGKLTATASQPGAVMLSGDGQNASTSIARVSLDFAPSSSGTPPPKINSMSGKIMTATFFGAAPTDLLPNLGSRSAYTANPSLSYATTHSLFNLSPDQVTWQERSISTRRDSGYSSLGVDEDASENNYARGRDRKRKWAKKCTIRHSAILEVPFSIPLTNLKLFLPTFHSCLISRTYTLHLNLSVGPTNTTISLAIPLQIGVETVFPSSFDDGLPSFDSAMAEVEVEEDAAQYHQPRVFRIPDTVQNNGLLPGYDSLGRRSIGAS; the protein is encoded by the coding sequence ATGCCCTCACATCACGCTACCGATCCCGGCACCCATCGAGCCGGCGCTCGGTCCAACTCGTCCGTCCAGCTGAAGCCGGCCATCGACGTCAGGATCGACGGTCACTTTACATCCAAGGTCTACACTTCCGGGTCGACCATCTCCGGCCAGGCCGTCATCCATACCCAACGAGACACACCCTTCGACCGGTTCGAAATCATCTTTaccggcatcgccgccaccCGACTCGACTTCGTACAGCAGTATCCTTCCCATTCCTTCCGCCCCTTCATGAAGCTCCGCATGCCCATCCCACGTGGCACCCTCCCCGAATCGAAAGTTTTCGAAGCCGGAACTTCATACGTCATCCCGTTCCACTTCGTCGTCCCCCACCAGCTCACCCTGGGCGCCTGCACTCACCACTGCAGCACTCCCGGCGTGCGAGAGCAGCACCTTCGGGTGCCTCCCACCGTTGGCTTCTGGGAGGCCGATGATCAGGCGCCAGAGATGGCGCAGATCGAGTATTCCGTCAAGGCGAGGGCCTGTCGTGAGACGGGCAAGATCATGGAAGGCTACCACATGGTCAAGGTTTTACCCGCCGCTCCCGAGGATCCGCCTCTCGACATCACCGCTCGGGACGAGAGATACAACTTGTCCAAGTCCAAGACGATGCGGAAAAACCTCTTCACAGCCAAGACGGGCAAGctgacggccacggcctccCAGCCTGGCGCGGTCATGCTCTCCGGCGATGGGCAAAACGCCTCCACCTCCATCGCCCGCGTCAGCCTTGATTTCGCCCCAAGTTCGTCCGGAACGCCCCCCCCAAAGATCAACTCAATGTCGGGCAAGATCATGACGGCCACCTTCTTCGGTGCCGCCCCGACTGATCTCCTTCCGAATCTGGGCAGTCGATCTGCCTACACGGCGAACCCGTCCCTAAGTTACGCCACCACACATTCGCTCTTCAACCTGTCCCCGGATCAGGTGACGTGGCAAGAGCGAAGCATATCGACCCGTAGAGATTCAGGCTATTCGAGCCTGggagtcgacgaggatgcgtCCGAGAACAACTATGCCAGGGGCCGTGACCGAAAGCGCAAGTGGGCCAAGAAGTGCACGATCCGACACTCGGCGATTCTCGAGGTTCCATTCAGCATTCCCCTGACGAACCTAAAGCTCTTCCTCCCCACCTTCCACTCATGCCTTATTTCGAGGACCTACACGCTGCACTTGAACCTTTCTGTTGGACCGACCAATACAACCATATCGCTGGCGATTCCGCTGCAAATTGGCGTCGAAACCGTCTTTCCGTCTTcgttcgacgacggcctgccgAGCTTCGAcagcgccatggccgaggtcgaggttgaGGAGGATGCTGCCCAGTACCACCAGCCTCGTGTCTTCCGGATTCCGGACACGGTCCAGAACAACGGCCTCCTGCCGGGGTACGAcagcctcggccggcgctcCATTGGTGCCTCATGA
- a CDS encoding multispanning membrane protein, producing MNVRYGEVNVIRSTKYILCYPPFIIGCVPCLLDLPTPPLSVADLVWPLVLALKHPPVINQPTKLLSYPLTNGQQSKVCTENTRTHTLNHPQTHGAFKVAPARYRRLLRHSGAASQPSRSRAQRHSTILIALAPALSADYTRLISPSRPEPAIPISYLDASRNRTGSQRCDIRGPASSTTASADPTFPLCHALRKLGAMTPVLKAGLGALLSVLVLAPANAFYIPGWSVTSHKEGDQVPLLVNKVYSDNTQLQYAYYDLPFVCPPTGKHKTRGGLLSGQSIPLNLGEVLRGDRIVASDIDLVMGTDKPCKFLCNKDVSPRDVRRAKEVIQNGFVAEWIVDNLPGATSFVTSDKTQKYYAAGFKLGHVDVSPSTGKLRYFLYNHHTIVIRYRKAAGRAGDRGERLIVGFEVYPKSVGRDNKRDDSGCPTDLQKITSGFELSMAPNKTGSSDLAGQNNDSLDEDGGEGDASLTIPYTYSVYFREDETIEWSHRWDLYFVNQEEGSHIHWLAIVNSLIICFLLTGIVMIIIAKTVRTDIKGYREAAAEEGKARRRKSRLGKDTTTGLLDPGSGIDNEGDADDDEDDEALEDVTGWKLLHADVFRKPNWGSLLAPLVGSGMQLLFVAIGLVLLSAVGVLNPSFRGGFVSVGLGLFIFAGLFSGYFSARVFRSFDGQNYRGNALLTALLFPGLIFGLVFILNLFVWAQASSTAIPFGTLIAILVLWLCVQVPLVLAGAYYGYVKVGPWEHPTRTAAIQRQIPPQAWYLQPLQSMLLAGLVPFAVIFVELLFVFQFVWQDRSGYYYVFGFLSVVSAILVTTIAEVTVVTVYMQLCSENHRWWWQSFLVGGGSAVWMFGYCIWYYAFKLHISGFVSGLLFFTYSLMACCVYGLLTGTVGFLSAYAFVRQIYSAIKVD from the exons ATGAATGTGAGATATGGTGAAGTAAATGTTATAAGGAGTACAAAGTATATTTTATG TTACCCACCATTCATCATTGGTTGTGTTCCTTGCCTCCTTGACCTCCCCACCCCCCCACTCTCGGTTGCCGATCTCGTTTGGCCGCTCGTCCTTGCGTTGAAGCATCCACCCGTCATCAATCAACCTACCAAGCTACTCTCCTACCCTCTCACCAACGGCCAGCAGTCGAAGGTCTGCACGGAGAACACTCGCACGCACACCCTTAATCACCCTCAAACTCACGGTGCCTTCAAGGTTGCACCGGCTCGTTATCGACGTCTATTGCGACATTCGGGCGCTGCTTCCCAACCGAGCAGGTCGCGTGCGCAACGACATTCCACGATTCTGATTGCTCTCGCTCCGGCGCTCAGTGCCGATTACACTCGTTTGATTTCTCCATCTCGCCCTGAGCCTGCCATTCCGATTTCCTATCTTGACGCGTCTCGAAACCGTACCGGCAGTCAGCGGTGTGACATCCGAGGGCCGGCCAGTTCCACGACAGCGAGCGCCGATCCGACGTTCCCTTTATGCCACGCA TTGAGGAAGCTGGGTGCCATGACGCCGGTGTTGAAAGCTGGACTGGGCGCTTTGCTCTCCGTCTTGGTCCTCGCTCCCGCCAACGCCTTCTACATACCTG GCTGGTCCGTTACGAGCCACAAGGAGGGTGACCAGGTGCCTCTTCTCGTCAACAAAGTCTACTCCGACAACACTCAACTGCAGTATGCCTATTACGACCTCCCTTTCGTCTGCCCACCGACGGGCAAGCACAAGACCAGAGGCGGCCTTCTAAGCGGGCAGAGCATCCCATTGAacctcggcgaggtcctGAGAGGCGACCGGATCGTCGCCTCCGACATCGACCTTGTCATGGGCACCGACAAACCGTGCAAGTTCCTCTGCAACAAGGACGTTTCGCCCCGTGATGTACGGCGAGCGAAAGAGGTGATCCAAAACGGCTTCGTGGCCGAATGGATCGTCGACAACCTCCCAGGTGCGACAAGCTTCGTAACGAGCGACAAGACCCAAAAGTATTATGCCGCCGGCTTCAAGcttggccacgtcgacgtctCGCCAAGCACCGGCAAGTTGCGTTACTTTCTATACAACCATCACACCATTGTGATTCGCTACCGCAAGGCGGCCGGTCGAGCCGGCGACAGAGGCGAGAGGCTCATTGTTGGATTTGAGGTCTACCCCAAGAGCGTAGGACGTGACAACAAAAGGGACGACTCTGGCTGCCCCACGGACCTGCAAAAAATCACGAGCGGCTTTGAGCTCTCCATGGCACCCAACAAGACAGGGTCGAGCGACCTAGCGGGCCAAAATAATGACAGtctggacgaggatggaggagAAGGCGACGCTTCGCTAACGATTCCTTACACGTACTCGGTCTACTTCCGCGAGGATGAGACCATCGAGTGGTCGCACCGCTGGGACTTGTACTTTGTGAATCAGGAGGAGGGCTCGCACATTCACTGGCTGGCCATTGTCAACTCGCTCATCATCTGCTTCCTGCTTACGGGCATCGTCATGATCATCATCGCCAAAACGGTCCGCACAGACATCAAGGGCTACAGGGAGGCAGCGGCAGAGGAGGGcaaggcgaggaggaggaagtcACGGCTGGGCAAGGATACGACGAcgggcctcctcgaccctgGTTCGGGTATCGATAACGAGGGTGATgcagatgacgacgaagacgacgaggcgctcgaggacgtGACGGGCTGGAAGCTCCTGCACGCCGACGTGTTCCGCAAACCCAACTGGGGCAGCCTTTTGGCACCCCTCGTCGGGTCGGGCATGCAGCTTCTGTTCGTCGCCATAGGACTCGTGCTTCTGAGCGCCGTGGGTGTGTTGAACCCCAGCTTccgcggcggcttcgtcagCGTTGGTCTAGGCCTCTTCATCTTCGCCGGCCTCTTCTCCGGTTACTTCTCGGCACGCGTGTTTAGGAGCTTCGACGGCCAGAACTACAGAGGAAACGCGCTACTCACCGCCCTTCTATTCCCCGGTCTCAtcttcggcctcgtcttcaTCCTCAACCTCTTTGTGTGGGCCCAGGCATCGAGCACGGCGATCCCTTTCGGCACCTTgatcgccatcctcgtcctctggCTCTGCGTGCAGGTGCCCCTCGTGCTCGCTGGTGCTTACTACGGCTACGTCAAGGTGGGCCCTTGGGAGCacccgacgaggacggcggcgattCAGAGGCAGATCCCGCCGCAGGCGTGGTACCTCCAGCCCCTGCAGTCGATGCTGCTCGCGGGCCTGGTCCCGTtcgccgtcatcttcgtcgaGCTCCTGTTCGTCTTCCAGTTCGTCTGGCAGGACAGAAGCGGTTACTACTACGTGTTCGGATTTCTGTCGGTCGTGTCGGCGATCCTGGTGACGACCATCGCCGAGGTCACGGTCGTGACCGTATACATGCAACTCTGCTCGGAAAACCACCGCTGGTGGTGGCAGTCATTcctggtcggcggcggcagcgccgtctGGATGTTTGGCTACTGCATATGGTACTACGCTTTCAAGCTGCACATCAGCGGTTTCGTGAGCGGTCTGTTGTTCTTCACCTACAGCCTCATGGCCTGCTGCGTATACGGCTTGCTGACGGGCACCGTGGGTTTCCTGAGCGCCTATGCCTTTGTGCGACAGATATACAG CGCCATCAAGGTCGACTAG